A genomic segment from Dermatobacter hominis encodes:
- the gltB gene encoding glutamate synthase large subunit, whose translation MTNRLPGARPGPVGLYHPDQEHDACGVSFVCDLHGRPSHDLVQKGLTSLCNLDHRGATGAEENTGDGAGILVQVPDAFLRAVLPFELPEQGRYAVGIGFLPADEAEADAAAAGIEKICAEEGAEVLGWRVVPVDPSMIGATALGAMPSFRQLFVADADGIRSGIELDRLAYVVRKRIEHEILSPDGEAAVYFPSLSCRTLVYKGMLTTPQLGEFFEDLRDERFESALALVHSRFSTNTFPSWPLAHPYRYVAHNGEINTVQGNQNWMRAREALLRSEAFPTGAGTAGLERIFPICTPGSSDTARLDEVLELLHLGGYSLPHAMLMMIPEAWEKHTDMDPAVRDFYRFHACIMEPWDGPASVTFTDGTVVGAVLDRNGLRPSRYWVCDDGLVVMASEVGTLPIDQERVVTKGRLQPGRMFLIDTEQGRIIDDAEIKQGLAAAHPYGEWLESNLLRLEDLPEVAHIRESSREVLREQQTFGYTHEDLRILIEPMARTGVEALGSMGTDTPLAVLSDRPKLVYDYFKQLFAQVTNPPLDAIREELVTSLSKVVGPEGNLLDPGPQSCHLLELPHPILNNEDLDRIQHVEEADPRFKSRTVRCLYPAFSGGRGLARALERIRAEVSEAIEDGANIIVLSDWLSNEDLAPIPMLLATAAVHHHLIREKTRTQVGLIVETGEAREVHHFALLLGYGAAAVNPYLAFDSIEHMINERATTVTDFDAAVANYRKAVGKGILKVMSKMGISTVASYTGAQIFEAIGLGSELVDEYFTGTVSRLGGIGLDEVAEEVRRRHARAYPFRQEERAHRTLEAGGEYQWRREGEYHLFNPKTVFKLQHATRSGQYEIFKEYTKLVDDQAEHLATLRGLFRLRAGDRPAVPLDEVEPASEIVKRFSTGAMSYGSISAEAHETLAIAMNRLGGKSNTGEGGEDPRRFTPDENGDLRRSSIKQVASGRFGVTAEYLTNSDDIQIKMAQGAKPGEGGQLPGHKVYPWIADTRHSTPGVGLISPPPHHDIYSIEDLAQLIHDLKNSNPAARIHVKLVAEVGVGTVAAGVAKAKSDVVLISGHDGGTGASPLTSLKHAGAPWELGLAETQQTLVLNGLRDRIVVQVDGQLKTGRDVVIGALLGAEEFGFATAPLVVSGCVMMRVCHLDTCPVGIATQNPVLRERFSGQPEFVENFMRFIAEEVRELLAELGFRSIEEAVGHAELIDASAAIDHWKAQGLDLSPILHVVEPWESDDLHHRRAQDHGLDKALDNTLITESADALDEGTPVHLRIPIQNVNRTVGTMLGHELTKRHGGAGLPDDTIVIDFDGSAGNSFGAFVPRGVTMRLWGDANDYVGKGLSGGRIVVRPPVDAHPDFVAERSIIAGNVILYGATKGEVYLRGIVGERFCVRNSGAVAVVEGVGDHGCEYMTGGRVVVLGPTGRNFGAGMSGGIAYVHDPDGTFPERVNYEMVALAEMDQADLDDLERMVRRHAEETGSPVAAALLDDWGAAVGRFRKVMPNDYQRVLDATARAEAEGLDVVETIMAASQPA comes from the coding sequence ATGACCAACCGTCTGCCCGGGGCCCGCCCCGGACCGGTGGGCCTCTACCACCCCGACCAGGAGCACGACGCCTGCGGCGTCTCCTTCGTCTGCGACCTGCACGGCCGACCCTCCCACGACCTGGTCCAGAAGGGCCTCACGTCGCTGTGCAACCTGGACCACCGCGGCGCCACCGGCGCCGAGGAGAACACCGGTGACGGTGCGGGCATCCTCGTGCAGGTGCCGGACGCCTTCCTGCGGGCGGTGCTGCCGTTCGAGCTGCCCGAGCAGGGTCGCTACGCCGTCGGCATCGGCTTCCTCCCGGCCGACGAGGCCGAGGCGGACGCCGCGGCCGCGGGCATCGAGAAGATCTGCGCCGAGGAGGGCGCCGAGGTCCTGGGGTGGCGCGTCGTCCCGGTCGACCCGTCGATGATCGGCGCCACGGCGCTGGGCGCCATGCCGAGCTTCCGCCAGCTGTTCGTCGCGGACGCCGACGGCATCCGCAGCGGCATCGAGCTCGACCGGCTGGCCTACGTGGTGCGCAAGCGGATCGAGCACGAGATCCTGAGCCCCGACGGCGAGGCCGCCGTCTACTTCCCGTCGCTGTCGTGCCGCACGCTGGTCTACAAGGGCATGCTCACGACGCCGCAGCTCGGCGAGTTCTTCGAGGACCTGCGCGACGAGCGCTTCGAGTCGGCGCTCGCGCTGGTCCACTCCCGGTTCTCGACGAACACGTTCCCGTCGTGGCCGCTCGCGCACCCGTACCGCTACGTCGCCCACAACGGCGAGATCAACACGGTCCAGGGCAACCAGAACTGGATGCGGGCCCGGGAGGCGCTGCTGCGCTCCGAGGCGTTCCCCACCGGCGCCGGCACCGCCGGGCTGGAGCGGATCTTCCCGATCTGCACGCCCGGGAGCTCCGACACCGCCCGCCTCGACGAGGTGCTCGAGCTGCTGCACCTCGGCGGCTACTCGCTGCCCCACGCCATGCTGATGATGATCCCCGAGGCGTGGGAGAAGCACACCGACATGGATCCCGCGGTGCGGGACTTCTACCGGTTCCACGCCTGCATCATGGAGCCCTGGGACGGCCCCGCCTCGGTGACGTTCACCGACGGCACGGTTGTCGGCGCCGTGCTCGACCGCAACGGCCTGCGCCCGTCCCGCTACTGGGTCTGCGACGACGGCCTGGTGGTCATGGCGTCCGAGGTCGGCACGCTGCCGATCGACCAGGAGCGCGTCGTCACCAAGGGCCGCCTGCAGCCCGGCCGCATGTTCCTGATCGACACCGAGCAGGGTCGGATCATCGACGACGCCGAGATCAAGCAGGGCCTCGCCGCCGCCCACCCCTACGGGGAGTGGCTCGAGAGCAACCTGCTGCGCCTCGAGGACCTGCCCGAGGTCGCCCACATCCGCGAGTCCTCACGTGAGGTGCTGCGCGAGCAGCAGACCTTCGGCTACACGCACGAGGACCTCCGGATCCTCATCGAGCCGATGGCCCGCACGGGTGTCGAGGCGCTCGGCTCGATGGGCACCGACACGCCGCTCGCGGTGCTGTCGGACCGCCCCAAGCTCGTCTACGACTACTTCAAGCAGCTGTTCGCCCAGGTGACGAACCCGCCGCTCGACGCGATCCGCGAGGAGCTGGTCACGTCGCTCAGCAAGGTCGTCGGCCCCGAGGGCAACCTGCTCGACCCCGGTCCGCAGTCGTGCCACCTGCTCGAGCTGCCGCACCCGATCCTGAACAACGAGGACCTCGACCGGATCCAGCACGTCGAGGAGGCCGACCCGCGGTTCAAGTCCCGGACCGTGCGCTGCCTGTACCCGGCGTTCTCCGGCGGCCGAGGCCTGGCCCGCGCCCTCGAGCGCATCCGCGCCGAGGTGTCCGAGGCGATCGAGGACGGCGCCAACATCATCGTGCTGTCGGACTGGCTCTCGAACGAGGACCTGGCGCCGATCCCGATGCTGCTCGCGACCGCCGCGGTCCACCACCACCTGATCCGGGAGAAGACCCGCACGCAGGTCGGCCTCATCGTCGAGACCGGCGAGGCCCGCGAGGTGCACCACTTCGCGCTCCTGCTCGGCTACGGCGCCGCCGCGGTGAACCCGTACCTGGCGTTCGACTCGATCGAGCACATGATCAACGAGCGGGCCACCACCGTCACCGACTTCGACGCCGCCGTCGCCAACTACCGGAAGGCCGTCGGCAAGGGGATCCTCAAGGTGATGTCCAAGATGGGCATCTCGACCGTGGCCTCCTACACCGGCGCGCAGATCTTCGAGGCGATCGGTCTGGGCTCCGAGCTCGTCGACGAGTACTTCACCGGAACGGTCAGCCGCCTGGGCGGCATCGGCCTCGACGAGGTCGCCGAGGAGGTGCGCCGGCGCCACGCCCGCGCCTACCCCTTCCGCCAGGAGGAGCGCGCCCACCGCACGCTCGAGGCCGGCGGCGAGTACCAGTGGCGGCGCGAGGGGGAGTACCACCTCTTCAACCCCAAGACGGTCTTCAAGCTGCAGCACGCCACCCGCAGCGGCCAGTACGAGATCTTCAAGGAGTACACGAAGCTCGTGGACGACCAGGCCGAGCACCTGGCGACGCTGCGCGGGCTGTTCAGGCTCCGCGCCGGCGACCGCCCGGCGGTGCCGCTGGACGAGGTCGAGCCCGCGTCGGAGATCGTGAAGCGGTTCTCCACGGGGGCGATGAGCTACGGGTCGATCTCGGCCGAGGCCCACGAGACGCTGGCCATCGCCATGAACCGGTTGGGCGGCAAGTCCAACACCGGTGAGGGCGGCGAGGACCCGCGCCGGTTCACCCCCGACGAGAACGGCGACCTGCGGCGGTCGTCGATCAAGCAGGTGGCCTCGGGCCGCTTCGGCGTCACGGCGGAGTACCTGACGAACTCCGACGACATCCAGATCAAGATGGCCCAGGGCGCCAAGCCCGGCGAGGGCGGCCAGCTGCCCGGCCACAAGGTGTACCCGTGGATCGCCGACACCCGGCACTCCACGCCCGGCGTGGGCCTGATCTCGCCGCCGCCGCACCACGACATCTACTCGATCGAGGACCTCGCCCAGCTCATCCACGACCTCAAGAACTCGAACCCGGCGGCGCGCATCCACGTGAAGCTCGTCGCCGAGGTCGGCGTGGGGACGGTGGCGGCGGGCGTCGCCAAGGCCAAGTCCGACGTGGTGCTGATCTCCGGCCACGACGGCGGCACGGGCGCCAGCCCCCTCACCTCGCTGAAGCACGCCGGCGCGCCCTGGGAGCTCGGCCTGGCCGAGACCCAGCAGACCCTCGTGCTCAACGGCCTCCGCGACCGGATCGTCGTGCAGGTCGACGGCCAGCTCAAGACCGGTCGCGACGTCGTGATCGGCGCCCTGCTGGGCGCCGAGGAGTTCGGCTTCGCCACCGCGCCGCTGGTGGTGTCGGGCTGCGTGATGATGCGGGTCTGCCACCTCGACACGTGCCCCGTCGGCATCGCGACGCAGAACCCGGTGCTCCGGGAGCGCTTCTCGGGCCAGCCCGAGTTCGTCGAGAACTTCATGCGCTTCATCGCCGAGGAGGTGCGGGAGCTGCTCGCCGAGCTCGGCTTCCGCTCCATCGAGGAGGCCGTCGGCCACGCCGAGCTCATCGACGCCTCGGCCGCGATCGACCACTGGAAGGCTCAGGGCCTCGACCTGTCGCCGATCCTGCACGTCGTCGAGCCGTGGGAGTCCGACGACCTCCACCACCGGCGGGCGCAGGACCACGGGCTCGACAAGGCGCTCGACAACACGCTGATCACCGAGTCGGCCGACGCGCTCGACGAGGGCACCCCGGTGCACCTCCGCATCCCGATCCAGAACGTCAACCGGACGGTCGGCACGATGCTCGGGCACGAGCTGACGAAGCGCCACGGCGGCGCCGGCCTGCCCGACGACACGATCGTGATCGACTTCGACGGCTCGGCCGGCAACAGCTTCGGCGCCTTCGTGCCCCGGGGCGTGACCATGCGGCTCTGGGGCGACGCCAACGACTACGTCGGCAAGGGCCTCTCGGGCGGTCGCATCGTCGTGCGCCCACCGGTCGACGCCCACCCCGACTTCGTCGCCGAGCGGAGCATCATCGCCGGCAACGTGATCCTGTACGGCGCCACGAAGGGCGAGGTGTACCTGCGGGGCATCGTCGGCGAGCGGTTCTGCGTGCGGAACTCCGGTGCCGTCGCGGTGGTCGAGGGCGTCGGCGACCACGGCTGCGAGTACATGACCGGTGGCCGCGTGGTCGTGCTCGGCCCGACCGGGCGGAACTTCGGCGCCGGCATGTCGGGCGGCATCGCCTACGTCCACGACCCCGACGGCACGTTCCCCGAGCGGGTCAACTACGAGATGGTGGCGCTGGCCGAGATGGACCAGGCCGACCTGGACGACCTGGAGCGCATGGTCCGCCGCCACGCCGAGGAGACGGGGTCGCCGGTGGCGGCCGCGCTGCTCGACGACTGGGGCGCCGCCGTCGGGCGGTTCCGCAAGGTCATGCCGAACGACTACCAGCGGGTCCTCGACGCCACGGCGAGGGCCGAGGCCGAGGGTCTCGACGTGGTCGAGACGATCATGGCGGCGAGCCAGCCGGCCTGA
- a CDS encoding sigma-70 family RNA polymerase sigma factor translates to MAKQRAERDEEDLVRLYLSEIGQYPLLTKDDESRLAQAMETGKEAAGELEANERSLSPSRKRELRKLVKAGEEAERSFVQSNLRLVVSIAKKYQASGMPLLDLIQEGNLGLMHAVEKFDWRKGFKFSTYATWWIRQALTRGIANTNRTIRLPVHAGDNLARVQKARVRLETAYGRRPTVAELAADLDMPEDKVTEILRFAADTLSLSTPLREDGDAELGDIVEDPTAASPFEAAAESLLPAQISRLMMPLDDREREILSLRFGLDRGEPRTLEEVGEHFDLTRERIRQIEARAMSKLRHPSSDTGARDLLNA, encoded by the coding sequence GTGGCAAAGCAGCGAGCAGAGCGCGATGAGGAAGACCTCGTTCGGCTGTACCTCAGCGAGATCGGTCAGTACCCGCTGCTGACCAAGGACGACGAGTCGCGCCTCGCCCAGGCCATGGAGACGGGCAAGGAGGCGGCCGGCGAGCTGGAGGCCAACGAGCGGAGCCTGTCGCCGTCCCGCAAGCGTGAGCTGCGGAAGCTCGTCAAGGCCGGCGAGGAGGCCGAGCGCTCCTTCGTCCAGTCGAACCTGCGGCTCGTGGTGTCGATCGCCAAGAAGTACCAGGCGTCGGGCATGCCCCTCCTCGACCTCATCCAGGAGGGCAACCTCGGCCTGATGCACGCCGTCGAGAAGTTCGACTGGCGCAAGGGCTTCAAGTTCTCCACCTACGCCACGTGGTGGATCCGTCAGGCGCTGACGCGGGGCATCGCCAACACCAACCGCACGATCCGGCTCCCGGTCCACGCCGGCGACAACCTCGCCCGCGTCCAGAAGGCCCGGGTCCGGCTCGAGACCGCCTACGGGCGTCGCCCGACCGTGGCCGAGCTGGCCGCCGACCTCGACATGCCCGAGGACAAGGTCACCGAGATCCTGCGCTTCGCCGCCGACACGCTGTCGCTGTCCACGCCGCTGCGCGAGGACGGCGACGCCGAGCTCGGCGACATCGTCGAGGACCCGACGGCCGCCTCGCCGTTCGAGGCCGCGGCCGAGTCGCTCCTGCCGGCGCAGATCAGCCGGCTGATGATGCCGCTCGACGACCGCGAGCGCGAGATCCTCTCGCTCCGCTTCGGCCTGGACCGGGGCGAGCCCCGGACGCTCGAGGAGGTCGGCGAGCACTTCGACCTGACCCGGGAGCGCATCCGCCAGATCGAGGCCCGCGCCATGTCCAAGCTGCGCCACCCGTCCTCGGACACCGGCGCCCGGGACCTGCTCAACGCCTGA
- a CDS encoding aldehyde dehydrogenase family protein — MTSTMGQVRTGGAGVPEGAAPEGNEESGGPSIETFDPRTGALLAIVPDQSAAEVRAAVARARAAFGPWSALTYKERSRHLLEVRDRLLDRAEELVGVICAETGKQRAEAVTTELMAVCETMDWYAKHGERILRPQHVPSGTLAHKSAWKRYEPMGVIGVISPWNYPFTLSMTPIVTALFAGNTVVLKPSEVTPTVGLAIGQLFADDTWGDLVQVVTGGGATGEALVRGGVDKVTFTGSVRTGKRVMAAAADSLTPVLLELGGKDPMVVLEDADVAHAARGAVWGSMQNAGQTCMSVERVYVAEPVYDEFVARVLAEVATIRQDDSGQGDIGAMTFEPQVEIVQRHLADAVAKGATVLAGGTRTDRDGLWFPPTVVVDVDHSMDLMTEETFGPVLPIMKVRDAEEAVRLANDSPYGLNSSVWTEDDDRGVQIANRLQAGNVCINDCIVSYAVTGLPFGGVKSSGIGRVHGAEGLREMSNVKSVLGRRLKVPRELWWFPVPKHLDAVGIATLRARFGTDLRTKLGRSRRS, encoded by the coding sequence ATGACATCGACCATGGGGCAGGTCAGGACCGGTGGGGCCGGCGTGCCGGAGGGCGCGGCGCCCGAGGGCAACGAGGAGTCCGGCGGGCCCTCCATCGAGACCTTCGACCCCCGTACGGGCGCGCTCCTCGCGATCGTCCCCGACCAGTCCGCCGCCGAGGTCCGGGCCGCGGTCGCGCGCGCTCGCGCCGCCTTCGGGCCGTGGTCGGCGCTCACGTACAAGGAGCGGAGCCGCCACCTGCTCGAGGTGCGCGATCGCCTGCTCGACCGCGCCGAGGAGCTCGTCGGCGTGATCTGCGCCGAGACCGGCAAGCAGCGCGCCGAGGCCGTCACCACCGAGCTGATGGCCGTGTGCGAGACGATGGACTGGTACGCCAAGCACGGTGAGCGGATCCTGCGGCCGCAGCACGTCCCGTCGGGCACGCTGGCCCACAAGTCGGCGTGGAAGCGCTACGAGCCGATGGGCGTGATCGGCGTGATCAGCCCGTGGAACTACCCCTTCACGCTGTCGATGACGCCGATCGTGACCGCGCTGTTCGCCGGCAACACGGTCGTCCTGAAGCCGTCCGAGGTGACGCCGACGGTCGGCCTGGCCATCGGCCAGCTCTTCGCCGACGACACGTGGGGCGATCTCGTCCAGGTCGTGACCGGCGGCGGGGCCACGGGCGAGGCGCTCGTCCGCGGCGGCGTCGACAAGGTGACGTTCACCGGCTCGGTGCGGACGGGCAAGCGGGTCATGGCCGCCGCGGCCGACTCGCTCACGCCGGTGCTGCTCGAGCTGGGCGGCAAGGACCCGATGGTCGTGCTCGAGGACGCCGACGTCGCCCACGCCGCCCGCGGCGCGGTCTGGGGGTCGATGCAGAACGCCGGCCAGACGTGCATGTCGGTCGAGCGGGTCTACGTCGCCGAGCCGGTCTACGACGAGTTCGTGGCCCGGGTGCTCGCCGAGGTGGCGACCATCCGCCAGGACGACAGCGGCCAGGGCGACATCGGGGCGATGACGTTCGAGCCGCAGGTCGAGATCGTGCAGCGGCACCTCGCCGACGCCGTCGCGAAGGGTGCGACCGTGCTCGCCGGCGGCACCCGCACCGACCGCGACGGCCTGTGGTTCCCGCCGACGGTTGTCGTCGACGTCGACCACTCGATGGACCTCATGACCGAGGAGACCTTCGGCCCGGTGCTGCCGATCATGAAGGTGCGCGACGCCGAGGAGGCCGTGCGGCTGGCCAACGACTCGCCGTACGGGCTCAACAGCTCGGTGTGGACCGAGGACGACGACCGCGGCGTCCAGATCGCCAACCGCCTGCAGGCCGGCAACGTGTGCATCAACGACTGCATCGTGTCGTACGCCGTGACCGGACTGCCCTTCGGCGGCGTGAAGAGCTCGGGCATCGGGCGCGTCCACGGGGCCGAGGGCCTGCGCGAGATGTCGAACGTGAAGTCCGTGCTCGGGCGGCGCCTCAAGGTTCCCCGGGAGCTCTGGTGGTTCCCGGTGCCGAAGCACCTCGACGCCGTCGGCATCGCGACGCTGCGGGCCCGGTTCGGCACCGACCTGCGGACGAAGCTCGGCCGCTCCCGCCGGAGCTGA
- a CDS encoding M18 family aminopeptidase: protein MSAEPAGDVADLTRFIDASPSPYHAVATARALLDAAGFAALDAGGAWTAGDVEGPAYVARDGALVAWVPGGDRDPGAPMRLIGAHTDSPGLRIRPRPDRGVGGWRQLGIEVYGGALRNSWLDRDLGLAGRVAVRRTDPERPGSGSDGTDGTEHRAFRTAGAVMRVPQLAIHLDREISTEGLSLNPQQHLTPVWGLGEAHEGDFRTWLADQVGVHDDDVVAWEAMAFDVQPAAVIGAHGDLLAAPRLDDQACCWGALAALVAVAAGAAPPAVTSVVVLNDHEEIGSTTATGADGAWLEQVLERRAAAQGGTRADLLRSLAGSMLLSADMAHATHPNYPERHEPGHWIRAGGGPVVKHNVNARYATDSGSAAAFRAVCRSAGVAVQDYSHRGDLPCGSTIGPLTAARLAVDTVDVGMPMLSMHSARELMAVADVTPMRTAFTAWFTAT from the coding sequence ATGAGCGCCGAGCCCGCCGGCGACGTCGCCGACCTGACCAGGTTCATCGACGCATCGCCCAGCCCGTACCACGCCGTCGCGACGGCCCGGGCCCTGCTCGACGCTGCCGGGTTCGCGGCGCTGGACGCCGGCGGGGCCTGGACGGCCGGCGACGTCGAGGGCCCGGCCTACGTGGCCCGGGACGGCGCGCTGGTGGCGTGGGTCCCGGGCGGCGACCGCGACCCGGGCGCCCCGATGCGGCTGATCGGCGCCCACACCGACTCCCCCGGCCTGCGGATCCGGCCCCGGCCCGACCGCGGCGTCGGCGGGTGGCGCCAGCTCGGCATCGAGGTCTACGGCGGCGCGCTCCGGAACTCGTGGCTCGACCGCGACCTCGGCCTCGCCGGCCGGGTCGCGGTCCGGCGGACGGACCCCGAACGGCCCGGGTCGGGATCGGACGGGACGGACGGGACCGAGCACCGGGCGTTCCGCACCGCCGGCGCGGTGATGCGGGTCCCGCAGCTCGCGATCCACCTCGACCGCGAGATCTCGACCGAGGGTCTGTCGCTGAACCCGCAGCAGCACCTCACGCCGGTCTGGGGCCTCGGCGAGGCCCACGAGGGCGACTTTCGCACGTGGCTCGCCGACCAGGTCGGGGTGCACGACGACGACGTCGTCGCGTGGGAGGCGATGGCGTTCGACGTGCAGCCCGCCGCGGTGATCGGCGCCCACGGCGACCTGCTGGCGGCGCCGCGCCTGGACGACCAGGCCTGCTGCTGGGGGGCGCTGGCCGCGCTGGTCGCGGTCGCCGCGGGTGCGGCGCCGCCGGCGGTCACGTCGGTCGTGGTCCTCAACGACCACGAGGAGATTGGCTCGACCACGGCGACCGGCGCCGACGGGGCCTGGCTCGAGCAGGTGCTCGAGCGGCGGGCGGCGGCGCAGGGTGGGACCCGCGCCGACCTGCTGCGCTCGCTCGCGGGCTCGATGCTGCTGTCGGCCGACATGGCCCACGCCACGCACCCCAACTACCCCGAGCGCCACGAGCCGGGGCACTGGATCCGCGCCGGGGGCGGCCCGGTGGTCAAGCACAACGTGAACGCCCGCTACGCGACCGACTCCGGCAGCGCCGCCGCGTTCCGGGCCGTCTGCAGGTCCGCAGGCGTGGCCGTGCAGGACTACTCCCACCGCGGCGACCTCCCGTGCGGATCGACGATCGGTCCGCTGACCGCGGCCCGCCTCGCGGTCGACACCGTCGACGTCGGCATGCCGATGCTGTCGATGCACTCGGCGCGGGAGCTGATGGCGGTCGCGGACGTGACGCCGATGCGCACCGCGTTCACCGCCTGGTTCACCGCCACATAG
- a CDS encoding CapA family protein, with protein MTTARRTLLMVAAVALAAGLLASCAGDDGGPTASGAGSDATARGDVTTTTAGTTTTRGPTGSGQPVTLAFAGDTNFQDQLGAVRSSPGSVLGAIAPTLSAADLTMVNLEAALGTGGSPQPKDFTFHVPEQAVAALQAAGVDVVTMANNHGMDFGPAGLQDSLRIKRAGGLPILGIGGDDAEAYTPWITEVKGQRIGFVAANDVFDAALTGAWTAGPGHPGLASAEEAHQARLAQEVQALRPQVDTLVVFLHWGTERQTCPNPRQKELADLLVGAGADIVVGSHPHRLQGVGYDGQQFVAYSLGNFAFKANSPEGAATGVLTVTATGRRIDGYTWTPAVIRGSIPYPLTGAAADAAQATMAQRQACAGLTPAATP; from the coding sequence GTGACGACCGCCCGACGGACCCTCCTCATGGTCGCTGCGGTCGCCCTCGCCGCCGGGCTGCTCGCGTCGTGCGCCGGCGACGACGGGGGGCCGACGGCGAGCGGCGCCGGCTCGGACGCCACGGCCCGGGGCGACGTCACGACCACGACCGCCGGCACGACGACCACCCGGGGGCCGACCGGCAGCGGCCAGCCGGTGACCCTCGCCTTCGCCGGCGACACGAACTTCCAGGACCAGCTCGGCGCCGTGCGCTCCTCGCCCGGGTCGGTCCTCGGGGCGATCGCCCCGACGCTGTCGGCTGCGGACCTGACGATGGTCAACCTCGAGGCGGCGCTCGGCACCGGCGGATCGCCCCAGCCGAAGGACTTCACGTTCCATGTGCCCGAGCAGGCGGTCGCGGCCCTGCAGGCCGCCGGGGTCGACGTCGTGACGATGGCCAACAACCACGGGATGGACTTCGGCCCGGCCGGCCTCCAGGACTCGCTGCGGATCAAGCGCGCCGGCGGCTTGCCGATCCTCGGGATCGGCGGCGACGACGCCGAGGCGTACACCCCCTGGATCACCGAGGTGAAGGGCCAGCGGATCGGGTTCGTGGCCGCCAACGACGTGTTCGACGCCGCGCTGACCGGCGCGTGGACGGCGGGTCCGGGCCACCCCGGGTTGGCCAGCGCCGAGGAGGCGCACCAGGCCCGGCTCGCGCAGGAGGTCCAGGCCCTCCGACCGCAGGTCGACACCCTCGTCGTCTTCCTCCACTGGGGCACGGAGCGCCAGACCTGCCCGAACCCTCGCCAGAAGGAGCTCGCCGATCTGCTCGTTGGCGCCGGTGCCGACATCGTCGTCGGCTCGCACCCGCACCGCCTCCAGGGCGTCGGCTACGACGGCCAGCAGTTCGTCGCCTACTCGCTCGGCAACTTCGCCTTCAAGGCCAACTCTCCCGAGGGCGCGGCCACCGGCGTGCTGACGGTGACGGCCACCGGCCGCCGCATCGACGGCTACACCTGGACCCCGGCGGTCATCCGCGGGAGCATCCCGTACCCGCTCACCGGCGCGGCCGCCGACGCCGCCCAGGCGACGATGGCGCAGCGCCAGGCGTGCGCCGGGCTCACCCCGGCCGCGACCCCCTGA
- a CDS encoding J domain-containing protein: MQVDEARRVLGLAPDAEIDAVAVRASYRRLVRTAHPDVSSHPDAAARTARLTLAYRVLSQALATGAPTRGAPPRPPTPPAARPGSRPAPTPRPGPPTPPRPRIGVRLLDDESIAVEAPAEETLMLLLDTAHSLGEISYLDRTAGLVEVIVEFVEAPTSSVLFSLQGRANGTTEVFCTVEPLSGGEAPPADAVTRLVLATLRDEQG; this comes from the coding sequence GTGCAGGTCGACGAGGCACGTCGGGTCCTCGGCCTGGCCCCGGACGCAGAGATCGATGCCGTCGCGGTGCGCGCCAGCTACCGCCGCCTCGTCCGGACCGCGCACCCCGACGTCAGCTCGCACCCCGACGCCGCGGCCCGGACCGCCCGGCTGACGCTCGCCTACCGGGTGCTCAGCCAGGCGCTCGCGACGGGCGCCCCGACCAGGGGCGCGCCGCCCCGTCCGCCGACGCCGCCGGCCGCCCGACCCGGGTCCCGCCCGGCGCCCACGCCGCGCCCCGGGCCACCGACGCCGCCGCGGCCCCGCATCGGTGTGCGGCTGCTCGACGACGAGTCGATCGCGGTCGAGGCCCCCGCCGAGGAGACGCTGATGCTCCTGCTCGACACCGCGCACTCGCTGGGCGAGATCAGCTACCTGGACCGGACCGCGGGTCTCGTCGAGGTGATCGTCGAGTTCGTCGAGGCCCCGACCAGCTCCGTGCTGTTCAGCCTGCAGGGCCGCGCCAACGGCACGACCGAGGTGTTCTGCACCGTGGAGCCGCTCAGCGGCGGCGAGGCGCCGCCCGCCGACGCGGTCACTCGCCTGGTGCTCGCGACCCTCCGCGACGAGCAGGGCTGA